Below is a genomic region from Kribbella qitaiheensis.
CTGGATGCCGTCCAGTACCGGCATCCGCAGATCCATCAGCACCACGTCGACGTTGCCCTGCGCAACGAGTTCGACGGCCTCGGCGCCATCGGCGGCGGCGCCGACCACCTCGACCCCGTCGATCAGCCCGAGCAACGCGACCAGCCCTTCCCGGACCACCTGCTGATCATCGGCCACCACGACCCGCACCGCGCCCTCACTCATCAGCCACCGCCGCGACTACCAGCCAGTCGTCCCCGTCCGGACCGGCCTCCAGCTTGCCATTCACCAGTGCCAACCGCTCCCGCATCCCCGCCAGCCCGAAGCCCTTCTCGCCGACCGTTGCCCCCGCGTTCCTGATCGTGAGCCAAGCACCGTTCCGCCCATCGAGCCGTACGTCGACAGCCCGGCCGGGCGCGTGTTTCGCCGCATTGGTCAGTGCCTCCCGAGCTGCCCCGAGCAGAGCCACGACCACCTCGGGGCGCGGCGTCCGAACCTCGTCGACGGTCAGCGTCACCTCGGCCCGATGATCCTTCCGATGCTGCTCGACCAGCGCGGCCAGCGCCGCCGGCAGCGCCGGTACTTCGTCCGCCCGGAGCGCGGCCACCGCGTTCCTCGCTTCGACCAACCCCTGGACCGCGAGCCGCCGCGAACGCTTCACCCGATCGAGCGCACCGGCCGTGTCGTTGCCTTCGTCAAGCAACGCCTCCGCCAGCTCCAGCTGGACGCTGAGCGCACCGAGCGAATGAGCCAGTACGTCGTGCAGCTCCCGCGCGAGCCGGCCGCGTTCCTCGAGAGCAGCAGCGCGAGCGTGCTCCTGCTGGGCGAGCCGGGTCTGTTCCAGCAGCTTCTCCGTCTGCCGGGCCTGCACCTCGTACTGCCGGCGGTTCAATCCGAAAGCGGCCAAGATCGCCGTCCAGGTCAGCTGGCCGACGTACCAGATGTCGGACCGGTCCCACCACCAGCCCGACAGCGCGTAGCAGGTCGCATAACCGATGCCGACGGCAATGATCGGCCGATAGCCCTGGGGGAGCACCATGACAGCGATGTCGGCGACGGCCATCAGGCAGAGCACCAGCGAGTTGGAATCCGGCATGCCTGAGATCAGGGCAGCGCTCAGTCCGGCGTACGAGAGCAGTGTCAGCGCAAGCAGCGGCCGGCGGTTCATCAGGAAGGTGCCGGACAGGAAGCTGAGCAGACCGGCGCCCAGCACCGCCCAGACCCAGGGCTCGGCTGGCCGGGCGGTGGCGAGAACACAGATCGCGACGACGGAGGCGAGACTCCGGCCCAGCCAGCCGGTCTCGCCGTGCATTCTCGCTCTGATCACCTGGTCGCGTACTCCTCGGCATCACGATGTGCTTTGGCCTGGACCACCAACGACTGCACCAGCAGGTTGGCGCCCACGGTCAGCAGGATCGACCCGCCACCCGAAGTGATCGTCGCACCCAAGAGGTGCCCGAGCCAGGACAGTCGGCGAGCCAGGACGGCGATCACGATCGCGACCACCACGGCAGCGTTCAGCAGAGTCATAGCCCCGAAGTTAGGCTCGCGGGCCGTCGCCCAGAACCTACCGCGGGTGGAGAGCGGGGTGGAGAAACCGGAGCACCAGACGGTGATGAAACCGTGCGCGCGGCCCGGCGGGAATGTCGGTGGGCACAGGAGTAACGTTCCTCACCGGTAACACCACCTTGCGTCACGACGACGAGCGGAGGGCCGATGCTCGCGCAAGATTCGATCCTGCGGTTGGATGCCACGGCAATCGACTACATCATCATTGCTACGTATTTCACTTTCGTGCTCGGGATCGGATATCTCGCCAAACGCGCGGTATCGAACAGCCTCGATTTCTTCCTGTCCGGCCGGTCGCTGCCGGGCCTGGGTGACGGGCCTGGCTTTCATCTCGGCCAACCTCGGCGCGATCGAGATCATGGGGATGTCGGCCAACGGCGCGCAGTACGGGCTGCCGACGGTGCACTACTTCTGGATCGGCGCGATCCCGGCGATGCTGTTCCTCGGCGTCGTGATGATGCCGTTCTACTACGGCTCCAAGGTCCGCAGCGTGCCGGAGTTCATGCTCAGACGCTTCGGGAAGCCTGCGCATCTGGTGAATGCGATCAGCTTCGCGCTCGCCCAGGTCCTGATCGCGGGCGTGAACCTGTTCCTGCTGGCGACCATCGTGAATGTGATGCTCGGCTGGCCGATCTGGCTGTCGGTGATCATCGCCGCGGTCATCGTGCTCAGCTACATCACCCTCGGCGGGCTGTCGGCGGCGATCTACAACGAGGTGCTGCAGTTCTTCGTGATCGTGGCGGCGTTGCTGCCGTTGACCATCGTCGGCCTGCACAAGGTCGGCGGCTACCAGGGCCTGATCGACAAGATCACCGCCACAGCGAACGGCAATCAGCAGGCGCACGCGTGGCCGGGCACCAACCTGAGCGGCTTCAACAACAGCTTCCTGTCGGTGATCGGGCTGGTCTTCGGCCTCGGCTTCGTGCTGTCCTTCGGTTACTGGACCACCAACTTCGTCGAGGTCCAGCGGGCGCTGGCCAGCAAGAACATGTCGGCCGCCCGGCGGACGCCGATCATCGGCTCGTTCCCGAAGATGTTCATCCCGTTCATCGTCATCATCCCGGGGATGATCGCGGCCGTCGCCGTACCGGAGATGAAGCAGTTCAAGCTGGACGGCAGCGGCTCGGTGACCTACAACGACGCGTTGCTGCTGTTGATGCGTGACCTGCTGCCCAACGGCATGCTCGGCCTCGCGATCACCGGTCTGCTGGCCTCCTTCATGGCCGGGATGGCGGCGAACCTCAGTTCGTTCAACACCGTGGTGACCTACGACCTGATCGAGCGGTACCTCATCAAGGACCGCGACGACGCGTTCTACCTGCGGACCGGTCGCTGGCTGACCGTCGGCGGCACGGTCATCGCGATCGGTACGGCGGCGATCGCCTCCGGCTACAGCAACCTGATGGACTACCTGCAACAGCTCTTCTCGTTCTTCAACGCCCCGCTGTTCGCGACGTTCATCCTCGGTATGTTCTGGAAGCGGATGACCGCCGCGGCCGGCTGGATCGGCCTGGTCAGCGGTACCGCTACCGCGGTCGTGGTCTTCGTACTCTCGGAGAACGGCGTGATCAACCTGCCGGGTCAGGGCGCGAGCTTCGTCGGGGCCGGCGCTGCCTTCGTCGTCGACATCCTGCTCAGCGTGATCGTCAGCATGGTGACGAAACCGAAGACGGACCAGGAACTGAAGGGCCTGGTGTACTCGCTGACCCCGAAGGAGGACCGGACCGAGGTCGCGCAGGAAGGCGACCACGGCTGGTACCGCAAGCCGACGCTGCTGGCGGGGATCTCGCTGGCGATGGTCGTCGTCCTGAACCTCGTCTTCGGCTGACCCGGAAGGAGA
It encodes:
- a CDS encoding sensor histidine kinase, with protein sequence MIRARMHGETGWLGRSLASVVAICVLATARPAEPWVWAVLGAGLLSFLSGTFLMNRRPLLALTLLSYAGLSAALISGMPDSNSLVLCLMAVADIAVMVLPQGYRPIIAVGIGYATCYALSGWWWDRSDIWYVGQLTWTAILAAFGLNRRQYEVQARQTEKLLEQTRLAQQEHARAAALEERGRLARELHDVLAHSLGALSVQLELAEALLDEGNDTAGALDRVKRSRRLAVQGLVEARNAVAALRADEVPALPAALAALVEQHRKDHRAEVTLTVDEVRTPRPEVVVALLGAAREALTNAAKHAPGRAVDVRLDGRNGAWLTIRNAGATVGEKGFGLAGMRERLALVNGKLEAGPDGDDWLVVAAVADE